The Petrotoga mobilis SJ95 genomic sequence TTTAAAGCCCGACTATATAGCAACTACACTCGCTGGTTATACTGATTATACCTCCGGAAGAGATTTACCAGATTTAGATTTAATAGAAAAAACTGTAAAAATAACGAATATACCTGTTATCGCTGAAGGGAACATCTCTACTCCTCAATATGCAAGGCAAGCAATCTTATACGGAGCATATGCTGTTACTGTTGGATCGGCCATTACTAGGCCTCATGTAATTGCTAAAAATTTTAAAGATCACCTTAAGGACTTTAGAAATGATGAAATTTCTGCTGTAGGCATAGATATAGGAGGAACTTGGACTCGTGGAGTTTTAACTGATAGATTTGGAGAAATTATAAAAAGTAAAAAGATACCTACAGCAGCAACAGGCAAAGAAGTTATTTCAAATATGCTTTCTCTAATTAAAGGTTTAATAACGAATGAGACCCACTTTATGGGAATTGCTACCGGTGGAAAAATTAATTTTAAGTCAGGAATTGTCAATTTTTCAACTGGTTTGATTCCTGATTGGGAAGGAGTACAAATTGCAGATATTGTAGAACAAGAATTTCATATACGGCCAAAGGTTGATAATGATGCTAATTGTGCCGCATATTTCCAGCATTACATCACAAAAGTCAACAATTTATTGATGATAACCGTAGGGACAGGTCTTGGTGGAGGAATAATTATTAACGGGAAGATAATAAGAGGAATTATGGGAGGTGGTGGAGAAATAGGTCACATAGTATATCCAGGAAATAACAAACGATGTACTTGTGGAAAAGTTGGTTGCGTTGAAACTTTGCTTTCTGGAAGATACTTAAGAGAAAAAGTATATGAAAAGAATAATGAAATATCCCTAAATAATATAAAAGATTATGCAAAAGTTATGGCTTGGTTAATTGATACAGTTAAAACTACCGTGGACTTTGAAAAATGTTACCTTGGTGGAGTCATTCCAAAGTACGGTGAGAAAGTATTAAAGGAAATTCGGTCCTCTTATGAAAAAATAAGAAATGAAAGTGGCGAATTTATTGAATTTAGTCAATTAGGTGAATTTGCAGGCGCAAGGGGATCGGCAATACTTTCATTTCAAAAAGGAGAAATCTAAAAATGAGTAAAATTCAAGCTTTTCTTAATTCTAGGATGCCTACTTTCACTAAATCTGAAAAGAAAGTAGCGGAGTATATATTAAATAGTAAAAAAGAGGACATAACAAGGATTACCATAACTGAATTAGCTACAAAATGCGGAACAAGCGAGGCTACAATTGCTCGATTCGTTAAAAAAGCAGGTTTTGAAACTTTTCAAGATTTCAAACTTACGTTAGCCTTGGATAATAATGAAGATATATTTGAAGAAGAAAAAGATATAACCATCTTCAAAAATGACTCTCCTCAAGAAATACTCAGAAAGGTAAAATTGGGTTCTCTTAAATCGATTGAGAGCACAACTTCAATACTAGACATAAACAACTTTTTACAAGCTGCAAATTTCATTAGATCTGCTAAAAGAATAGAGATTTACGGGGTAGGGTCCTCGTCAGCAGTTGCCAAAATATTACAATATAAGTTAACAAGGCTAGGCTTCCCATCTTACGCATTGGAGGACCCTCACATGCAAGCTATCTCCGCAGCTACTTTGAACTTTGGAGATTTAGCAATTGGAATAAGCCAAAGTGGATCCACTAAAGACACAGTAGACTCGTTAAATGTTGCTAAAAAGCATGGGGCAACAACAATTAGTTTGACTGAACATGCGAATTCTCCTATTACAAAATATTCTGACGTGGTATTAGAAATATTCTCTGGTGAAAACCCTGTAAAAACTAGCGCAGGGAGATCTATCCTGGTTCAAATTTTTGCGGTGGAGATCTTGTCTGGCTTGTTGTATTCAATAGAATATGAAAAGGCTTTAACTACAGGAAAAGACACTGCAAGAGCAGTCGTTAATAAATTATACTGAGGTGGTTGTAGTGAAATATCGTAAACAAGTAACAATTGTCGGCGGAGGGATCGCAGGGTTCCATGCAGCGATAGCAGCTTCAAGAAGTGGCCTAAAAACATTATTAATTGAAAAGAATTCTACAATTGGCGGGCTTACTACACTTGGATTGATTAATCCTTTTATGAAATATTGGCTAGATAATCAAATACTGATAAAAGGAATATTTCAAGAACTAATTGAAAGGTTAAAAAGAAAAGGTGG encodes the following:
- a CDS encoding putative N-acetylmannosamine-6-phosphate 2-epimerase, which translates into the protein MKMLKKNAFIVSCQAEEGEPLYGKETIVKMAMAAQAGGADAIRALSPENIREIKKIVNLPVIGITKNRSLKGAFITTTKKDIDNLVDADSDFIAIDCTRRERPEPLPELFDYLRKYYPHIGIIADIADIEDVKYVLPLKPDYIATTLAGYTDYTSGRDLPDLDLIEKTVKITNIPVIAEGNISTPQYARQAILYGAYAVTVGSAITRPHVIAKNFKDHLKDFRNDEISAVGIDIGGTWTRGVLTDRFGEIIKSKKIPTAATGKEVISNMLSLIKGLITNETHFMGIATGGKINFKSGIVNFSTGLIPDWEGVQIADIVEQEFHIRPKVDNDANCAAYFQHYITKVNNLLMITVGTGLGGGIIINGKIIRGIMGGGGEIGHIVYPGNNKRCTCGKVGCVETLLSGRYLREKVYEKNNEISLNNIKDYAKVMAWLIDTVKTTVDFEKCYLGGVIPKYGEKVLKEIRSSYEKIRNESGEFIEFSQLGEFAGARGSAILSFQKGEI
- a CDS encoding MurR/RpiR family transcriptional regulator, translated to MSKIQAFLNSRMPTFTKSEKKVAEYILNSKKEDITRITITELATKCGTSEATIARFVKKAGFETFQDFKLTLALDNNEDIFEEEKDITIFKNDSPQEILRKVKLGSLKSIESTTSILDINNFLQAANFIRSAKRIEIYGVGSSSAVAKILQYKLTRLGFPSYALEDPHMQAISAATLNFGDLAIGISQSGSTKDTVDSLNVAKKHGATTISLTEHANSPITKYSDVVLEIFSGENPVKTSAGRSILVQIFAVEILSGLLYSIEYEKALTTGKDTARAVVNKLY